The sequence below is a genomic window from Actinokineospora baliensis.
GCAGGACTACTCCGACCACAACGACAACCACTCCGCGATCCCCACCGCCGACTACGAGGCGCTGTGGACCCAGTTGCGCCACCGCGAGGACGAGCGCCTCGCCGCCTACTTCGCCACCGAGCGCTGAAGGGGACACCGGTGTCGACCACCCCCACCGTCGTGCTGTCCGGCGTGCACTCCGGCCCCAACCCCTCACCCGGCCTCGGCCTGGCCAGGTCGCTGCGGCTGGCCTGGCCCCGGCTGCGGCTGGAGGCGCTGGACTACTCGCCGCGCTCGACCGGGCTCAGCGCCTCGGAGTTCGACCGCACGCACATCCGCCCCGGCTGGCACACCGCCGACCTCGGCGCGCTGTGCACGGGCCTGGTGTCGATCGTGGAGTCGACCGGCGCGGTCTTCCTGCCGGGGCTGGACCTGGAGGCCGCGCTGCTCGCCGAGCGCGTCCCCGGCCACCCGGCGCTGCTGCTGCCGCCCGCCGCCGCGTTCGACGTGGTCGCCAAGCCGGGGGAGACCGCCGCGTCGCTGCTGGGCCTCGCGGTGCCGGAGCACCGCTTCGCCGAGGGCGTCGAGGACGCCGCGGACTTCGCCGCCAGGCACGGGTGGCGGATCTGGGTCAAGGGACCGCGCTACGAGGCCGTCGCCGCCACCACCCGCGCCGAGTTGGCCGCCGCGCTCGAGCGGGTGCGCGCCACCTGGGGCGCGGAGTGCCTGCTGCAACGGCACGTCGCGGGCACCGAGGAGTCGGTGGTGTTCGCCGCGCTCGACGGTGAGCTGCTCGGCGCCTGCGCGATGCGCAAGACGATGGTCACCAGCGAGGGCAAGACCTGGGCGGGCGCGGTCGACCACCTCGACCACGCCACCCGCGCCCGGTTGATCGACCTCGTCCGGGTGACCAGGTGGACCGGCGGCGGTGAGGTCGAGTTCGTCCGCGAGACCGACACCGGGATCCCCTACCTGCTGGAGGTCAACCCGAGGTTCCCGGCCTGGATCCACGGCGCCACCCTGGCCGGGGTCAACCTGCCCGCCCGGCTCGTCGCCGCCGCGACCGGCATCCCCCGCGGCGAACGGGAGAAGGCGCACTCCACCGGGTTCGTCCGGGTCGTCGAGGAGATCCCGGCGGGCCCGCACGCCACCGGTGCCGTCCCGCTGGCCCACCGCGTCGTCGCCTCGGAACCCGCCGCGCTCGGCAAGCACCCGTCCGGCATGCCGGTGCTCTCCCGCAGGCTCACCCCGGCCCGACCGCGGCCGAGACCCACCCCCGTCGACCCGGTCCGCGCCGCCGACATCGCCGCCGCGCTGGTGGTCGACCCGTACGAGTCGCCAGCCAGGGTCCTGTTCGGCGGGGTGCTCGACCGGGGCCTCGACCGGCTCGCCGCGGTGTGCCGCGACGTCGAGGACGCCACCGGCGTGCCGACCCGGTTCGCCTACTCGGTCAAGACCAACCCGGACCCCAGGGTGCTCGACGCGGTGCTGCGCCGGGGCGCGCTGGTCGAGGCGATCTCGCAGGCCGAGGCCCGCCGCTGCGCCGAGGCCGGGTTCCCCGGCGACCGGGTGGTGCTCGGCGGCCCGGCGAAGTGGTGGCGCTTCGACGGCGGCCCGGTCAAGTTCGGCGCGGTGTTCTGCGACTCGGTCACCGACCTGGAGCGCACCGTCGACCTGCTCGCCCAGGGCGCGGTGTACGCCGACGTGGTCGGTCTTCGTCTGGCCCCGCCCACGGTCGCCTCCCGCTTCGGCGTCGACCTCACCTGCCCGCGCGCCTACCGGCGCGTCGCCGAGGTGCTGCGCGCCGCCCCCCTCGGCCGCATCGGGCTCCAGTTCCACCACGCCGCCAGCCAGATCGGGCTGCGCGCCTGGCTGCGCGAGTACACCGCGGCGATCACCGTCGCCGCCGATCTGCTCGCCCGCGTCGACGTCCGAGCCCGCTGCGTCGACCTCGGCGGCGGCTGGCCACCCGGCCTCTCGCGCGCGGAGCTGGGCAGCCAGCTGACCAGGGCGAGCCGGGTGGCGGTGCGCGAACTCGGCTCGCTGGACCAGGTGCTGTTCGAACCGGGCAAGTACCTGGTCGAGCGGGCGATGGCGGTGTTCACCACCGTGCTCGACGTCCGCGACGGCACGCACGGGCGCGCCGCGGTGGTCGACGCCTCGATCGCCGAACTGCCCGACTGGGTGTCGCACCCGCACCCGGTGCTGTGGCGGGCCCCCGGAGCCGGTTGGCGCAGGTTGCCCGCCGGGGACGAGTCGGTCCTCGGTCGGCTGTGCATGGAGCACGACCGGCCGCGCGCCGGAATCACCCTGCCCGAGGGCATCGCCCCGGGCGACCACCTGCTGTTCCTCGACGCGGGCGCCTACGACGCCAGCATGAGCTACCGGTTCGGAGTGTGAGATGACCCGACCAGGCCACCCGCCGCGGGCGAAGGTGCCCGACCAACCGCCGTCCACCCTGACCGAGCACCCGGACTGCGTCGCCTGCGCCGACACCAGGTCCTGGCTGCTGGCCCACGACCGCGCCGAGGCGACCCCGGCCCGCGAGTGGGACACCACCACGTTCGGGCTGGGCTGGCTGTTCCGCTACTTCCGCTGGGGGCCCAGCCGCTGGCCGTTCGCCTGGTGCGACGTGCCGGGCGCAGCGCACCTGGACTGCGGCGTGCTCGCCTGCGTCGCGGGCATGGTGCTCACCGCGCGCGGGCTGCGCGTCGAACGGGTCCAACTGGTCGAGCGGGCCGCGGTGGAGGAGACGGCGCTGTGGCGGGCGAGGTGGCGCGCGGCGGGGTGCCCGCACGACTGGATCCTGTCCGACCGCGAGGTCTACCACGAGGTCCTGCTGGTGCACGCCGAGCAGGAGCCGGTGCTGTTCGACCCCACCGAGCTGCGCCAGGTCGGCCAGGGCCGCGACCGTCCACTGTGGATGCGTCAATGGGTGTGGTGACGCCCGTGGCGCGAAAGGTGGGACACCCGTCGTTGACGACTTCGCCGGGCACCGAACACGATGGATCACGTGCACAACGT
It includes:
- a CDS encoding ATP-grasp domain-containing protein encodes the protein MSTTPTVVLSGVHSGPNPSPGLGLARSLRLAWPRLRLEALDYSPRSTGLSASEFDRTHIRPGWHTADLGALCTGLVSIVESTGAVFLPGLDLEAALLAERVPGHPALLLPPAAAFDVVAKPGETAASLLGLAVPEHRFAEGVEDAADFAARHGWRIWVKGPRYEAVAATTRAELAAALERVRATWGAECLLQRHVAGTEESVVFAALDGELLGACAMRKTMVTSEGKTWAGAVDHLDHATRARLIDLVRVTRWTGGGEVEFVRETDTGIPYLLEVNPRFPAWIHGATLAGVNLPARLVAAATGIPRGEREKAHSTGFVRVVEEIPAGPHATGAVPLAHRVVASEPAALGKHPSGMPVLSRRLTPARPRPRPTPVDPVRAADIAAALVVDPYESPARVLFGGVLDRGLDRLAAVCRDVEDATGVPTRFAYSVKTNPDPRVLDAVLRRGALVEAISQAEARRCAEAGFPGDRVVLGGPAKWWRFDGGPVKFGAVFCDSVTDLERTVDLLAQGAVYADVVGLRLAPPTVASRFGVDLTCPRAYRRVAEVLRAAPLGRIGLQFHHAASQIGLRAWLREYTAAITVAADLLARVDVRARCVDLGGGWPPGLSRAELGSQLTRASRVAVRELGSLDQVLFEPGKYLVERAMAVFTTVLDVRDGTHGRAAVVDASIAELPDWVSHPHPVLWRAPGAGWRRLPAGDESVLGRLCMEHDRPRAGITLPEGIAPGDHLLFLDAGAYDASMSYRFGV